From a region of the Fischerella sp. JS2 genome:
- a CDS encoding pilus assembly protein PilM, which translates to MVKSINNLFSKSKGGVGIELAPQCVKVARLRKQRQGLKLDALTSVPVPEGVFVDGQIADPPAMAQIIQQALTESKIKASRVATAVTGRDSIVRLIPVPSELDDKELREMVLHHEASLYLPYPREEADVDYQKLGYFIDEDGIEKVQVLLVATRKEITDTYINTFEQAGLQIDVLEINSFALIRTIRDQLRQYGPQEAAVLVDIEFDSTEIAIIVNGVPQFSRTVPLGTYQMQMALARAMSLPASRDMELLQGMTIPLNTMEGAKTGVTEANPGIAAMMRVLGELTDELRRSIDFYLNQSENLEVAQIFLSGSGGGLAQLDEFFTQRLSLPTSQVDPIGSLSLQVEEEKFPTVQRPGLGIVLGLGMREV; encoded by the coding sequence GTGGTTAAAAGCATCAATAATCTGTTTAGCAAATCTAAGGGCGGAGTTGGCATCGAACTTGCGCCACAATGCGTCAAGGTCGCTCGTTTACGCAAACAACGCCAAGGTCTGAAACTAGACGCTTTAACATCAGTACCGGTTCCAGAAGGTGTTTTTGTTGATGGTCAAATTGCTGATCCTCCAGCAATGGCACAAATCATTCAGCAGGCACTCACAGAGAGTAAAATCAAAGCTTCTCGCGTTGCCACTGCTGTCACGGGACGAGATTCAATTGTACGCCTTATACCTGTTCCATCAGAATTAGATGATAAAGAACTACGCGAGATGGTGTTACACCATGAAGCAAGCTTATATTTACCCTATCCTCGTGAAGAAGCTGATGTAGATTATCAAAAACTTGGGTACTTTATAGATGAGGATGGGATTGAAAAAGTACAAGTGCTGCTGGTTGCAACTCGCAAGGAAATTACTGATACCTACATAAATACATTCGAGCAGGCAGGATTACAAATTGATGTCTTAGAAATCAATTCTTTTGCACTGATTCGGACAATTCGTGATCAGTTGCGGCAATACGGGCCACAAGAAGCAGCAGTTTTAGTCGATATAGAATTCGACAGTACAGAAATTGCCATCATCGTTAACGGAGTACCGCAATTTTCACGGACAGTCCCCTTGGGGACTTATCAAATGCAAATGGCACTGGCCAGAGCAATGAGTTTACCTGCGTCACGAGATATGGAATTGTTGCAGGGGATGACTATTCCTCTAAATACTATGGAAGGTGCAAAAACAGGTGTCACCGAGGCTAATCCTGGTATAGCAGCAATGATGCGGGTGTTGGGAGAACTGACAGATGAACTACGCCGTTCCATCGATTTTTATCTCAACCAAAGTGAAAACTTAGAGGTAGCGCAGATTTTCTTGTCAGGATCAGGTGGAGGACTGGCCCAGTTGGATGAGTTCTTCACGCAACGATTGAGTTTGCCGACCTCTCAAGTAGACCCCATTGGATCTTTATCCTTGCAAGTTGAGGAAGAAAAGTTTCCAACTGTGCAACGTCCTGGGTTGGGGATTGTGCTGGGGCTTGGGATGCGGGAGGTGTGA
- a CDS encoding pilus assembly protein PilO has product MTLSQDINFVGDGESLEAASAYPVVFGISFTPKVIGILIGVLGFAGALYMLFNLVMPAWETFGQNQAKQGELQGQVDQKKATIKQMDKVKQELADAKQQQTQVLGLFANEKTLDTLLLDLNRLVESNNATVAINTTRAELRKFVPVSDKAEPINDGSLGQQVDGKLKRRSVNVEIIGTYEQTQSILRNIERLQPLLIVKDYQSTLAPQPASEPGKTLVRIGPAPISTSFQLQALMPLSPEDIAAIQAVAKK; this is encoded by the coding sequence ATGACGCTGAGTCAAGATATTAATTTTGTGGGAGATGGGGAATCACTAGAGGCTGCATCAGCCTACCCCGTTGTCTTTGGTATTAGCTTTACACCCAAAGTCATAGGCATCTTAATAGGGGTATTGGGATTTGCTGGTGCGCTTTACATGTTGTTCAACTTAGTGATGCCAGCTTGGGAAACTTTTGGACAAAACCAAGCTAAACAAGGTGAATTGCAAGGACAAGTTGACCAAAAGAAAGCCACCATCAAACAGATGGATAAAGTCAAACAGGAACTAGCAGACGCTAAACAGCAACAAACTCAAGTTTTAGGTTTGTTTGCCAATGAGAAAACCTTAGATACCTTACTGCTGGACTTAAATCGTTTAGTTGAGTCTAACAACGCCACAGTTGCCATCAATACTACCAGAGCCGAACTGAGGAAATTTGTACCAGTTTCAGATAAAGCGGAACCAATTAACGATGGTTCGTTAGGACAACAGGTAGACGGCAAGCTGAAGCGTAGAAGTGTGAATGTGGAAATTATCGGAACTTATGAGCAAACGCAATCAATACTCCGCAATATTGAGCGTTTGCAGCCTTTATTGATAGTGAAAGACTATCAATCTACCTTAGCTCCCCAACCAGCTTCAGAACCAGGCAAAACGCTAGTGCGGATAGGACCAGCACCTATTTCTACATCTTTTCAATTACAGGCGCTGATGCCACTTTCTCCAGAAGATATTGCAGCGATTCAAGCAGTAGCGAAGAAATAG
- a CDS encoding PilN domain-containing protein — MYSLDINFLKDRPNFQKNTEKKVKVPMNTGNLAPVFIGVAIGVIFPAFVATGWWLLQAKNAELEQVIAQLEEESKSLDAQIGSINKIKEETNKVKGETQSLVAVFDQIRPWSAMLQDLRDRIPATVQIENVKQIAPAAAAEGQPPPNPAGGVEITGIARSFNDVNDFLLSLQQSRFFKASEVKIISTELVDAPVKNPGTQTGVVIKPPKVARYTIQTTLSDIPASELIRELEQKGTVGLVARIRSLQKTGVIQK; from the coding sequence ATGTACAGTTTAGATATTAATTTTCTTAAGGATCGCCCAAATTTTCAGAAAAATACTGAAAAAAAGGTCAAAGTACCGATGAATACAGGTAATTTAGCACCTGTGTTTATTGGAGTGGCAATTGGTGTTATTTTTCCAGCTTTTGTAGCAACTGGTTGGTGGCTTTTGCAAGCAAAAAATGCTGAGTTGGAGCAAGTAATTGCACAACTGGAAGAGGAGAGTAAAAGCTTAGATGCCCAAATCGGTAGTATTAACAAGATTAAGGAAGAAACCAATAAAGTTAAGGGGGAAACTCAATCTTTAGTGGCTGTGTTTGATCAGATTCGTCCTTGGTCTGCAATGTTACAAGATTTGCGCGATCGCATTCCAGCTACAGTACAAATAGAAAATGTCAAGCAAATAGCACCTGCTGCCGCAGCCGAGGGACAGCCACCACCAAATCCCGCCGGAGGAGTAGAAATTACTGGTATAGCTCGCTCTTTCAATGATGTCAACGATTTTTTGCTTAGTTTGCAACAATCTCGTTTCTTTAAAGCTAGTGAAGTCAAAATTATTTCCACAGAACTAGTAGATGCGCCAGTAAAAAATCCTGGTACTCAAACAGGTGTAGTCATTAAACCACCGAAAGTAGCCAGATACACTATTCAAACCACTCTCAGCGATATTCCAGCTTCAGAGTTAATTCGAGAATTAGAACAAAAAGGCACAGTGGGATTAGTCGCACGTATTCGCAGTTTGCAAAAAACAGGAGTCATTCAAAAATGA
- a CDS encoding sugar ABC transporter substrate-binding protein, translated as MIQVQKFKRLTIWALVGLLTSWIVSCSTGNVNPSTKQASSGAAKIEFWTMQLKPQFTDYFQSLIATFESQNPGVKVNWVDIPWAEMENKILTAVSAKTPPDVVNLNPDFASQLASRNAWLDLDTKVPNNVRSSYLPNIWKASTLNGKSFGIPWYLTTRLTIYNTDLLKQAGINKPPATYTELAQVAQQIKDKTGKYAFFVTFVPQDSGEVLESFVQMGVTLVDSEGKAAFNSTQGKAAFQYWIDLYKKGLLPKEVLTQGHRHAIELYQSGETALLASGPEFLKQIANNAPAIAKASAIAPQITGDTGKKNVAVMNVVIPRDTKQPDAAVKFALFVTNDENQLAFAKQANVLPSTVKALSDSYFKNVSANASTIDKARAISASQMQQAEVLTPTLKNFNILQKAIYENLQAAMLDEKTVDKAVEDAAQEWNSRSQ; from the coding sequence ATGATTCAAGTTCAAAAATTCAAAAGATTAACTATTTGGGCCTTAGTTGGCTTACTGACAAGTTGGATTGTCAGTTGCAGTACAGGTAACGTTAACCCAAGCACAAAACAGGCATCGTCAGGAGCGGCAAAAATTGAGTTTTGGACTATGCAACTCAAACCTCAATTTACCGACTACTTCCAAAGCCTGATTGCGACTTTTGAGTCACAAAATCCAGGTGTAAAAGTTAACTGGGTGGATATACCTTGGGCAGAAATGGAAAACAAAATTTTAACAGCTGTCTCCGCAAAAACGCCACCTGATGTTGTGAACCTAAATCCGGATTTTGCATCTCAGTTAGCAAGTAGAAATGCTTGGTTAGATTTGGATACAAAAGTCCCAAATAATGTACGCTCTTCATATTTACCGAATATATGGAAAGCTAGCACGCTGAATGGTAAGAGTTTTGGAATACCCTGGTATCTCACCACACGGCTAACTATTTATAACACTGATTTATTAAAACAGGCAGGTATCAATAAGCCACCTGCTACTTATACTGAATTGGCACAGGTAGCTCAACAAATTAAAGATAAAACTGGTAAGTATGCCTTTTTTGTCACTTTTGTTCCGCAAGATTCTGGTGAAGTTTTAGAATCTTTTGTACAAATGGGAGTTACCCTGGTAGATTCCGAAGGAAAAGCTGCTTTTAACTCTACGCAGGGTAAAGCAGCATTTCAGTATTGGATAGATCTTTACAAAAAAGGTCTCCTGCCAAAAGAAGTATTGACACAAGGGCATCGTCATGCTATAGAGTTATATCAATCTGGAGAAACGGCTTTACTAGCTTCAGGCCCGGAATTTCTCAAACAGATAGCTAATAATGCACCTGCGATCGCTAAAGCTTCTGCCATAGCACCCCAAATTACTGGTGACACGGGTAAGAAAAATGTCGCTGTGATGAACGTAGTTATCCCTCGTGACACCAAACAACCAGACGCTGCTGTCAAATTTGCGCTGTTTGTGACCAATGATGAAAATCAGCTAGCCTTTGCTAAACAAGCAAATGTTTTACCATCCACAGTCAAGGCTTTATCTGATAGCTATTTCAAGAATGTATCAGCGAACGCCTCGACTATAGATAAAGCTAGGGCAATTAGTGCTAGTCAAATGCAACAAGCAGAAGTTCTAACCCCTACTTTGAAAAATTTCAATATCCTGCAAAAGGCAATTTATGAGAACCTGCAAGCAGCAATGTTAGATGAAAAGACTGTGGATAAAGCTGTAGAAGATGCAGCACAGGAGTGGAATAGCCGTAGTCAATAG